The genomic region TAACCTCTGGGATGCCAGCCAGGAGCAGATGGATAACCTGGTGGCTGGTAAGGTCGTCAAATTACACGGGGTGCGAGGTTCATTTAAGGGTCAGCCCCAGGTGCAAATCACTGAGTTACGCCTGAGTGAAAGTGGGGAACCAACTAATCCGGCTGAGTTTATGGCCCATGCGCCATTAAAGACCGACGAGTTGGAAAACCAACTCAACGATTATATTCTGATGATTACCCAGCCGGAATGGAACCGGATTGTCCGGCGTTTGTTTACCAAGTACCATGATCAGTTCCTGCAATTCCCAGCGGCAAAGAAAAACCACCATGCTTTCAATGGTGGCCTGGCCTTTCATTCCTTGTCAATTGCGGCCTTGGCAGACAGTGTTAGTCAGCAGTACCCAACCTTAAATCAAAGTCTCCTGATTGCCGGTGCACTATTGCATGATTTGGGTAAGGTGATTGAACTGAGCGGTCCTGTGGCCACTCAGTACACCTTGGCCGGTAACTTGATTGGCCACATTACCCTAGTGGATGAGCAAATTGTCCTAGTGGCCCAGGAATTGCACCTGGACTTGATGAGCGAGGACCTGGTCATCTTGCGGCACGTAGTCTTAGCCCATCACGGTCTACTTGAATATGGCTCACCGGTCCGGCCAATGGTGCCGGAGGCAGAAGTCCTGCACCAGTTAGATGAATTGGATGCCAGCTTGCAGATGATGGACGGGGCCATGACTGCCACGCCTAGTGGTGAGTTTTCTCAACGAATCTTTGGCCTCGATAACCGACGTTTCTATCGGGCGCAAGAAGAGGGGACAGAGGAATAAAAAAAGCGACTCGATTACGAGTCGCTTTTTGATTGCACTTTATTTTTTAGAACTAGATGAGGAAACCCCAGAAGTGAGGTAACCACTAAGCGCATTCTTCAAGTCGTTATCCTTGATGCTGATATCAGCCTTGCGGAGGATACCACCAATAATCTTTTGGATTGCGTCTGAGTTCTTTGAGTTGTTCATGAAGTCACTGGCAATCTTATCCTTCAACCGTGACTCAACCTTGCTCTCGGATGGCTTGGAAGCTACCTTGTCGAGCTTGATAACATAGTACTTACCGTTGGCACCCTGGACAGGGGAGTCTGAAGTAGCACCAACTGACATCTGGGCAGCGGCCTTTTGAACCTGACTGTCAACGCTGGTACTGGTTGAATCAAAGGCTGGTAGCTGACCATCCTTGCCACTATCCTTGTCAGTACCGGTGTTGTACTTCTTGTACACTGATGACCAGCTTGAGCCAGCGCCCAAGTCATCAATGGCTGACTGGGCCGAATCAGAATCCTTGGCAGTAATCAGGGAAATCGTCGTGTCAGGCTGGTAGTCAGCGTAGGCATCATCAACCTGCTTTTGGGTAATCTTGTAGTTATCCTTAATAGCTGCTGACATCACCATCTTGTTACGCAGTTGCGTCTTGAATTCATCGGCCGTCATGTTGTTTTGGGCCAAAACTTCATTAAACTGTGAACCGTACTGAGCCTTTTGCGTTTCAAAGGCCTTGTCGGAGTCAGCCTTTGAGACCTGGTTACCATACTTGGCGTTTAAGACCTTGTTGATGGCCATGTTAGCAAATTCTTGCTGACCGGCCGAAGACTTCTTCACGTCGTCGTAGTATTCTTTCTCAGTAATTTTTCCTGCGTTAGAACTCATCAAGGTCTTCGATGAATTAAAGTACAGGTAGACTAGGCCGGCAACAAAAACCAAAATCAGGGCCGGCCATGCAAATTTACGCATAATCAAGTTCCTTCCATTACTTAAGCATTGCTTGTCATTTTAACATAAAGCTTACTGGTCCGCTTGTGACTTTCCCAGAACGGCCCGCATGCTTTCCTGGGCCTGACTGATTCTTTCCAGGTGAGGGCGGTTTTTGAAGTTGAACTTGTCAATTGAAATTTTGAGGTCGCTGATGTTGCGGTTATCGTCTGGCAATTGTGCTTGCAATTCATTTAACTGAGCCTTGAACTGGCGGGATAATTCACCTAGTTCCTTGAATTCAGCGAAGATGCCTTTAATATCGTTAATAATTTTCACTTGCCGGCCTCCATTTCCTTAGCAATTTGGTTGGCAATTTCCTGGTAGCGGGCTGGGGTAAAATCCGCACTGTGATCAATGGTTGGTGCCAGCTGCGCATTGAGATTGTCGTCGTCATAGCGGGGAATCAGGTGCCAGTGGGAGTGAATCACAGTCTGACCAGCAGAAGGGCCGTTGTTAGATTGGATATTGATACCCGTGATGGCGGGGTTGCTAGCCTTAATTGCCCGGGCTAAGATAGGCAGCTTCAAGAGCACTTCACGGGCAGTCTGGTCATCGTAATCAAAAATATCAGCCACGTGTTTTTTAGGGACCAGGAGGGTATGACCCGGCGTTACCTGGGAGATATCCAAGAAGGCCAAAACGTCGTCATCTTCATATACCTTGTAGGCGGGGATTTCGCCCGCAATAATCTTGTCAAAAATGTCTGCCATGCCTACGACTCCTTTGTGGGATTTCTAACGATTATTATAACAAAAGGAAAGCAGCCTGGTATAATAATAGCCATGGGATTAATCGTAAATAATTTATCCGGTGGCTACGCCGGTAACAACGTTTTAAGGGATGTTTCCTTTGAAGTGCCAAATGGCAAGATCGTCGCTTTAATTGGCTTAAATGGGGCCGGTAAGTCGACGACAATCAACCATATCATTGGTGAGCAACAACCTTACACCGGCAAAATTGAATTAAACGGGACCGACATCGCCGCCGACCCGACCAAGTTCAAGTCACAAATTGCCTACATTCCAGAGCAGCCCATTCTTTATGAGGAGCTAACTCTGGCTGAGCATTTACATTTAATGCTGGCTACTCATGGCAAAGACGACCAGGAGAACTGGGATCAGGTGCAAGACCTCTTAAAGAATTTTCGGCTGGATGACAAGCTGCACTGGTTACCCATCCACTTCTCAAAGGGGATGCGGCAGAAGGTCATGATTGTAGCGGCCTTCATGTTAAATGCGCCCCTTTTGGTCATTGATGAGCCTTTCTTGGGACTAGATACCCTGGCCCAAAAGGACGTGATTAGGATGATGCAAGAACAAGCTCAGGCTGACAGAAGCGTCTTGTTAACCACGCACTTGCTGGCGTCCGCTGCTAGCTATGTCGATGACTTTGTCGTTTTGCGGGACGGTCGAATCGAATTCATTGGTACGCCAGCTGAGTTGGCGGCTAGTCACGGTCTGACCATTGAAACCCTGGATGACTTCTTTAACTTAGCGCAACAGGAAGAGGCGATTTATGAGTCTTGATCGTTTATTTTGGCGGCGCTTCTTTAAACACCAGGCCCGCAATGCCCGGTACATGCGCCTGCTTTTTAATGACCACTTCATTATATTTCTGGTGATTTTGCTGGGTGCAGCAATTATCTGTTATCGGATTTTGCTGGGGATGCCAGCCAGTAATCCTTTCTGGCAGACCGGCTGGTGGCAGTATGGCACCCTGGCCTGGCTGCTGATTGGTTTGCAGTTCGGCGATTTCGTGACCTACGTTAAGCCGGCTGACCGCCTTTTTTTATTGGGCAATGACCGCTTTATGGTGTCGCGGTATTTTCGACAGGCCTTAAAGGTTAGCTATGGCTATGCGATTTTGTGGCAACTAGCCTTTATCATTAGTATCGCCCCAATTCTAACCCGGATTGGGATTAACAATGTCATTTCAGTTGGGTCGATGATTATCTTTATCATGACCTATAAACTGTTGATGCTGATGGAAACCCGGGAAAAGTTGTTCTTAAAGCCCCGGACCGAGCCTGACGTTATTATTTTTGAACGTAACACGGTGCCCGAGGAACTGCTTTACCACTTCTTATATCCTGCAGTTGTCCTGGGGTTGATTTTGTTCTTGCAACCCAACCTCTCAGCAGCAACCCTGATTTTGTGGCTGTTGGTCTTGGCTGGGGTTTGGCTCTTTCACTTCCGCACCAACCACGAAAAGTGGCAGGTATATGCCATCGACTGGACGCCCACCGTTCGGCAGTCCCAGTTACATGAGCAAAAGATTTTGCACTTCTACTCACTCTTTGCTGAAGTGCCACACTTACCTAAATCCATTAAGCGCCGTCCTTACCTGGACTGGTTGATTTCCTGGATGTCAGGCGGTCGTAGCGGTCTCTATCGGCTTTATGCCATCCGCTTGGTTCGAAACGATGAAATTCTACCGCTGATTATCCGGTTAATTGCGGTCGGCATAGTGATTTTGCTGAGCCTGTCTCAGGCTCCGTTCTGGCTGACGGTTGTCGTTGCAGCGGTGGTGATTTACCTGATTAACTTTCAGATTCTCCCACTTTATGAGGAAACGCAAAAGACACTGTGGACCCGTCTAATGCCGCTGACTGCTGCCCAACGCAGCCAGAGTTTTGGACGCTTGCTCCTCCAATGGAGCCTGATTAGTGCAGTGATTATTTCCCTGGCCAACCTGGCCCAACCCTTGCGCGCCTTGGGAATTTTTGTCGGCAGCTTGCTGATGACTGCCTTTTTGCAGTGGTATTACGTACCCCATGCCTTGAAGAAAGTAAACAAAGGAGCACGTTGATGCATTTACGGTCAAAGCCCTGGGCCAAAGGTTGGCTCCAGGACCACCCCGATATCGTTATTAGCCAGGACAAAGCGGAAACCATGGCTGGTCACTGGCAGGATATCTTTGATAAAGAGCAGCCTATCCAGTTAGAAATTGGTTCAGGTAAGGGCCAGTTCATCATGAACCAGGCTGTAGCCCATCCCGGAATCAACTTTATTGGGATGGAAATCCAAGAAACGGCGGTAGCCATTGCTGCCCGGAAAAGTTTTGACCAGTATGGCAAACTACCCAACTTACGTTACATTTACGGTAATGGCAGTGGGGTAGATACCTACTTCAACAAGGGAGAAGTTAGTAAGATTTATCTTAATTTTTCTGATCCCTGGCCAAAAACTCGCCATGAGCGGCGTCGTCTGACTTACAAGACTTTTTTACAGGCTTACCAGCAGGTCTTGCCTGATGGTGGCGAGGTGGAGTTTAAAACCGATAACCGGCATCTCTTTGAGTACTCCTTGGTGAGCTTTATGAATTTTGGTATGCGTTGGCAACCAGAAGACTACTCTTTGGACTTGCACGCCGACCCTGATAAGGTAGCGGGCAATATCGAGACCGAGTATGAACAAAAATTCCTGGCCAAGGGTCAGCCAATTTACAAGGTAAAGGCTCATTTCTAAAAATAAAAAAGCCCCGATAGGGGCTTTTTTTATTGGTGTTGAACGCCGATTTGATAGAGGGCCTGGTCCAAGTTAACCTGTTGGGTCAAAGTCTTAGCAATTTCCTCACGCTGCAATGAACTGGCGCTAATGCCGGCCACCGAGCGGTTAATAATCTCGGTAAAGTCATTGTGCAGGGTGGAAGCCACACTAGGGTCAATGTTGTAGTGGCCGGCCTGGGCCGTTTTGACCGTGGTGACTACGCCGCCGGCACCGTAGATAGCGGCCTTGAGCTTGTCATAATCGTGGCTGCTTAGGACTGACTCGTTAAGCTTCAAAATCTTCTTAGCATCGGTTTCAACCTGGTCAGCGGTTTTAGGTTTGCTATAATCAAACTTTTTGAGGTCAGCCAGGAGGGACTTGATTTCAGTCCGGCTGGTTTGAATATGGCGGTAATCGTTTTTAGGGAGGGATACCCCGGCGTACTTGGGTCGCTGGTTGAAGGCCAAAAGGGCGATAACCAGGGCAATTAGAACCACACCTAGGGCAATGAAGGCTTTACGCATAGAGACTCCTAATCTTGGTCGCGGTGACCATTATCAGTGCGTTCTTCAGGGTTAATTTCAGTAAACTCACCATCAATGACATTGTCATCATGAGCACTGTCAGACTGGTTGGAGCTAACGGTCCGCCGGTAAAAGACCACGGCGAGAATAATGATTAGTAAAATTAAAATCAGCATCGGATTAAAGATGAAGGTCAACAAAAGCAGGATAAGTAGGGGAACGAGCAGCCAGCGAATTAAGAACCAGCTGCTTTGGATCAGGGCCATTACAGCCGTAATAACGATGGCCACAATCAGGGCCAAAACAAGTAACCAAGCCATTTTTTCTCCTAGTAATTATAGAAAGTCGCGGTTATTGCGGAAGCCATCCACGGCTAACTTGGCCGACAGTTGGTCAGCAAAGCGTTGGACGTGGAGATTAACCACATCGCTGTCAACAAAGAGTTCAATGCGGTGCACCAGGTAGTGTGGGGAACTAACGTCGGTGCTGACCGAGATGATATCGCCAACCTGAGGGGCCTGGGGTAACTGGATATTAGTCTCAACCCGGGCACTGCTGATGATTAAATTATATTGAGGCATTTTGTTTGTTTTCCTTTCTTAAGATTGGTTAGGATGTTAACGAAACTAACCTTAGACATATTCTATTTTACCATGCTTATCGGGTAAAAAATCATCCTTGTCATTAGCCGCCTTGGATTTGGCAAGGTGGCTAGGCGGAATTTTGAGGGTGTGCTAGAATTTAGAGCGTAGTCCCAAGCATGGGGCACTTAGCACTGGTAGCTCAGCTGGATAGAGCAGCCGGTTTCTACCCGGCAGGTCGAGGGTTCGACTCCCCCTCAGTGCATTTCTGACAGTGACGCATTGATAGGCGCACTGTCTTTTTGTTTCTACGTAGATTGTTTATGCTTGTCGCCAGCACGTTGATTATCGTAAAATAATATCAATTTAAACCGTGAAACCCAGGGAGATCAGTATGCTAGAAGGGGCCTTTGCCGTATTTTTCATCATCGCACTCTTTATTTTCGCCTTCACCATGTGGGAAATCTTTATTTACGTCATCTTTTGGATTGTGACCCTGCCTTTCCGTCTCTTTTTACGGATGTGGCAGGCCATTTTTGGCGGTCGCTAACCCCAGACTGCCATGAGTAGGGCCTGGTAGCGGTCAATTATGCCAATTTCGGGGTTTGCCCATGAAAATCCCACGTGTTTGTTATACTATGGTCTATATTTGGAGAATTGTGAAAATATATTCAAAAAGTGTAAGACAACACTGATCTGAGGGAGTTAAGATTGGTAGAAAATAAGCAGGATGCCCGGATTATTCGTACCAGGCAAACAATTCGTCGGATTGGCTTGGATCTGATGACCAGCCAACCAGACTTTTCAATTTCAACCTTACTGGACCGGGTTAAAATCACCCGGGGAACCTTTTACCGCCACTACCGTAATAAGGAAGACTTGGTAGCTGACATTAACCGGGTCCTAATTGAACAGCTGAGTCAACATACCCAGGAACAGTTTCGCGTGGCCCGGGTCATTGCGGTTATCAGTGAGCGGGCCGTTTTTTATAATTCAGTCCTGAACCAGCAGGTGGACCAGATTTTTTACCAGGACCTGATGACCCGTTTACGAGCCCAGATGCGTCATCAACTGGCTGAGGTGAAAGATGACAGTCTGCGTCAGCATCTGGCCTATCAGTGGGAGGCCATTGTGGCCGGTTTCTTTGCCTGCGTGGCCAAGTGGTTGGATGACAGTATGAATATGAGTCAGCCTGATTTATTGAACGAGTTTGCCGAGATTTGGCGGTTAAATATTAGCACGACTGGGCAAACCGGCTTGCAATTATTCGATTTCACCACGCCGGCTTGATAAGGGCTGGGAACTTTGCTATAATTTAACGGTTGATAGCGTGGCTACAACCACTCAGAATAGGTTATTAAGTTTGTCAGCTTTAGCTGGCCGCCTAGGATGGTGAGTCTAAGTAAAAAAGGAGACGTCAGCAATGGCATACGCAGTGATTGTTACCGGCGGTAAGCAGTACAAGGTTACCGAAGGCGACACGATTTACGTTGAAAAGTTAGCAGCAGCAGAAGGTGATAAGGTTACCTTTGATCAGGTTGTGCTTACTGATTCTAAGATTGGAACACCTTTTGTTGAAGGTGCTAAGGTTGAAGGAACGGTTGAGAAGCAGGGTAAGCAAAAGAAAGTGGTTACCTTCAAGTACCGTCCAAAGAAGAACTCACACACTAAGCAGGGACACCGTCAGCCATATACACGGGTTAAGATTGACTCACTTGCTTAAGGTCACTGTAAAGGAGATAGACTTATGTTAATGAACCAAGATAACTTACAGATGTTTGCCCACCACAAGGGTGGTGGATCTTCTGCCAACGGTCGTGACTCAGCTGGTCGCCGTCTGGGTACTAAGGTTGCCGATGGTCAGTCTTTGACTGCCGGATCAATTATCTACCGCCAGCGCGGTACGCACATTTACCCAGGTGCCAACGTTAAGAAGGGCGGCGATGATACTTTGTTCGCCTTGACTGACGGCGTGGTTAAGTTTGAGCGTAAGGGTCGCGACAAGCGCCAGGTTTCGGTATATTCTCGCGAAGAATACCAAGCCGCTGTGGCTAAGTAAAACCCTTTCAAAAACAGCTTCGGCTGTTTTTTTGTTGCCTAAAATAGCTGACGGCGGGTAAATCGGTGGGGCAGTTGCTGTGCTACAATAGGTGGGAAGAAAGCCAATCACACTTTTATAACAAAGGAGTTTACATGGCATATTTAGAAGATCGCATTAAGAAGTTGCAAAAGTTGCTCAAGAAGTTAGACCTGGATGGCATGCTGGTTTACCAGGGCTTTAATATGGACTATCTGACTGGTTTTACTGGCGGCACCGGCGACGGCATTGTCGTAGTGGGACCAGACTCAGCCCAGTTGATTACTGATGCCCGTTACGAAGACGAGTACCGTGAGGCGCTGCCTGAAAATGTCAGTTTTGCAGTCACCCGTGACT from Leuconostocaceae bacterium ESL0723 harbors:
- a CDS encoding HD domain-containing protein; its protein translation is MAKLLTQYHDNDSIDNFALITSADVRTTKTGKPYISLVFSDRSGNLPGNLWDASQEQMDNLVAGKVVKLHGVRGSFKGQPQVQITELRLSESGEPTNPAEFMAHAPLKTDELENQLNDYILMITQPEWNRIVRRLFTKYHDQFLQFPAAKKNHHAFNGGLAFHSLSIAALADSVSQQYPTLNQSLLIAGALLHDLGKVIELSGPVATQYTLAGNLIGHITLVDEQIVLVAQELHLDLMSEDLVILRHVVLAHHGLLEYGSPVRPMVPEAEVLHQLDELDASLQMMDGAMTATPSGEFSQRIFGLDNRRFYRAQEEGTEE
- a CDS encoding peptidyl-prolyl cis-trans isomerase: MRKFAWPALILVFVAGLVYLYFNSSKTLMSSNAGKITEKEYYDDVKKSSAGQQEFANMAINKVLNAKYGNQVSKADSDKAFETQKAQYGSQFNEVLAQNNMTADEFKTQLRNKMVMSAAIKDNYKITQKQVDDAYADYQPDTTISLITAKDSDSAQSAIDDLGAGSSWSSVYKKYNTGTDKDSGKDGQLPAFDSTSTSVDSQVQKAAAQMSVGATSDSPVQGANGKYYVIKLDKVASKPSESKVESRLKDKIASDFMNNSKNSDAIQKIIGGILRKADISIKDNDLKNALSGYLTSGVSSSSSKK
- a CDS encoding HIT family protein, encoding MADIFDKIIAGEIPAYKVYEDDDVLAFLDISQVTPGHTLLVPKKHVADIFDYDDQTAREVLLKLPILARAIKASNPAITGINIQSNNGPSAGQTVIHSHWHLIPRYDDDNLNAQLAPTIDHSADFTPARYQEIANQIAKEMEAGK
- a CDS encoding ABC transporter ATP-binding protein, with amino-acid sequence MGLIVNNLSGGYAGNNVLRDVSFEVPNGKIVALIGLNGAGKSTTINHIIGEQQPYTGKIELNGTDIAADPTKFKSQIAYIPEQPILYEELTLAEHLHLMLATHGKDDQENWDQVQDLLKNFRLDDKLHWLPIHFSKGMRQKVMIVAAFMLNAPLLVIDEPFLGLDTLAQKDVIRMMQEQAQADRSVLLTTHLLASAASYVDDFVVLRDGRIEFIGTPAELAASHGLTIETLDDFFNLAQQEEAIYES
- a CDS encoding ABC transporter permease, with the translated sequence MSLDRLFWRRFFKHQARNARYMRLLFNDHFIIFLVILLGAAIICYRILLGMPASNPFWQTGWWQYGTLAWLLIGLQFGDFVTYVKPADRLFLLGNDRFMVSRYFRQALKVSYGYAILWQLAFIISIAPILTRIGINNVISVGSMIIFIMTYKLLMLMETREKLFLKPRTEPDVIIFERNTVPEELLYHFLYPAVVLGLILFLQPNLSAATLILWLLVLAGVWLFHFRTNHEKWQVYAIDWTPTVRQSQLHEQKILHFYSLFAEVPHLPKSIKRRPYLDWLISWMSGGRSGLYRLYAIRLVRNDEILPLIIRLIAVGIVILLSLSQAPFWLTVVVAAVVIYLINFQILPLYEETQKTLWTRLMPLTAAQRSQSFGRLLLQWSLISAVIISLANLAQPLRALGIFVGSLLMTAFLQWYYVPHALKKVNKGAR
- the trmB gene encoding tRNA (guanosine(46)-N7)-methyltransferase TrmB translates to MHLRSKPWAKGWLQDHPDIVISQDKAETMAGHWQDIFDKEQPIQLEIGSGKGQFIMNQAVAHPGINFIGMEIQETAVAIAARKSFDQYGKLPNLRYIYGNGSGVDTYFNKGEVSKIYLNFSDPWPKTRHERRRLTYKTFLQAYQQVLPDGGEVEFKTDNRHLFEYSLVSFMNFGMRWQPEDYSLDLHADPDKVAGNIETEYEQKFLAKGQPIYKVKAHF
- a CDS encoding molecular chaperone gives rise to the protein MRKAFIALGVVLIALVIALLAFNQRPKYAGVSLPKNDYRHIQTSRTEIKSLLADLKKFDYSKPKTADQVETDAKKILKLNESVLSSHDYDKLKAAIYGAGGVVTTVKTAQAGHYNIDPSVASTLHNDFTEIINRSVAGISASSLQREEIAKTLTQQVNLDQALYQIGVQHQ
- a CDS encoding TetR/AcrR family transcriptional regulator, translated to MVENKQDARIIRTRQTIRRIGLDLMTSQPDFSISTLLDRVKITRGTFYRHYRNKEDLVADINRVLIEQLSQHTQEQFRVARVIAVISERAVFYNSVLNQQVDQIFYQDLMTRLRAQMRHQLAEVKDDSLRQHLAYQWEAIVAGFFACVAKWLDDSMNMSQPDLLNEFAEIWRLNISTTGQTGLQLFDFTTPA
- the rplU gene encoding 50S ribosomal protein L21, encoding MAYAVIVTGGKQYKVTEGDTIYVEKLAAAEGDKVTFDQVVLTDSKIGTPFVEGAKVEGTVEKQGKQKKVVTFKYRPKKNSHTKQGHRQPYTRVKIDSLA
- the rpmA gene encoding 50S ribosomal protein L27 encodes the protein MNQDNLQMFAHHKGGGSSANGRDSAGRRLGTKVADGQSLTAGSIIYRQRGTHIYPGANVKKGGDDTLFALTDGVVKFERKGRDKRQVSVYSREEYQAAVAK